From Triticum aestivum cultivar Chinese Spring chromosome 4A, IWGSC CS RefSeq v2.1, whole genome shotgun sequence, a single genomic window includes:
- the LOC123084864 gene encoding probable RNA helicase SDE3 encodes MGHHSDDEYSVAGDKPEVEFMDFQNDNTLQDYQSDDGPVVVTAPFPFLNGKPKSVLVGQTSADAIRIDNTSCEPVNLWSVRIFSSNPEDSYVLSMMRPPLNDSDEAAKKAFLGLTSVEDRTLQPGQTLTIWLSCMPKDIGLHTSIVHVDIGDEKIERVAFLLADDNVSMALSSDKPYSRRQGSQRKQFECNTFVPGSRPIRQHTQGFKYKLPQYAIPVEIRELIECKQRPDVLSEELSMMNYAKFFSTLLVMEELNLEEEMRSYDMERVSMRRRGNDYLSLEVPGLAEKRPSLVHGDYIIARHAGSDARPYQGYIHKVEADEIFLRFDDQFHHAHHDRNKYDVSFTYNRLNMRRQYRSVHDAELIGPDILFPSLSRYRSVKKVPFKPLNPNINTEQADAVGMILGCRGVTPYVIYGPPGTGKTMTLVEAILQLYKSNRRANVLICAASNSAADHVLEKLLSSSYPIRPSDIFRLNAPSRQYDDVNPDFIRFCFFEDMVFKCPPMRALMRYKIVISTYMSSSTLQAEGIRPGHFTHIFLDEAGQSSEPEAMVPLAALCGRDTVVVLAGDPMQLGPVVFCKQADQDGLGKSYLQRLLGEFEQYHSGDPNYVTKLLRNYRCHPAILELPSQLFYKGELIPCKGDEVPSVYDCIGLPNKSFPVLFVGIQGCDEREGNNPSWFNRIEVSKVVNIIRTLTRNGDVSEADIGVITPYRQQVNKIKKALETFEMPDLRVGSVEQFQGQEREVIIISTVRSTVKHNEFDRFFNLGFLSNYRRFNVAITRAKSLLIIVGNPHIITKDRHWDKLLRYCADNGSYQGCPLPPPEEEVRYSGYGDTRDQPAGDGWGYNQEEPSNHIHNQDRSDSGFRHDNGRSSTAHEEEWSEEWSKEKPDGDLHSYPDAGAEPQAETQQKQQHVEEEVTTGQDDVQAGHCSANDVDNGAVQDAYVQKYTFPPGWGDVSSIPATGWE; translated from the exons ATGGGGCATCATTCAGATGATGAGTACTCAGTAGCCGGTGATAAGCCGGAAGTAGAGTTCATGGATTTTCAGAATGACAACACTCTTCAGGACTATCAATCTGATGATGGTCCCGTGGTTGTTACGGCTCCTTTCCCTTTTTTGAACGGAAAGCCTAAATCTGTCCTTGTTGGACAAACATCTGCAGACGCCATTCGCATAGATAATACCTCTTGTGAGCCTGTAAATTTGTGGAGTGTGAGAATATTCTCTTCAAATCCAGAAGATAGTTATGTCTTGTCAATGATGAGACCACCGTTGAATGATTCCGATGAAGCGGCAAAGAAGGCTTTTCTTGGTTTGACTTCTGTGGAAGATCGTACACTTCAGCCTGGACAAACCCTAACCATTTGGCTGTCCTGTATGCCAAAAGACATTGGTTTGCATACATCAATCGTGCATGTTGATATTGGGGATGAGAAGATTGAGCGTGTGGCTTTTCTGTTGGCCGATGATAATGTTTCAATGGCCTTATCTTCTGATAAACCTTATTCCAGGAGACAAGGCTCTCAAAGGAAGCAATTTGAGTGTAATACATTTGTGCCAGGTAGCCGGCCAATTCGGCAGCACACTCAAGGATTCAAGTATAAGCTACCTCAGTATGCAATACCTGTGGAAATCCGTGAGCTCATTGAATGCAAACAGAGACCTGATGTCCTATCTGAAGAGCTGAGCATGATGAACTATGCAAAGTTCTTTAGCACTCTTTTAGTCATGGAAGAACTTAATTTGGAG GAGGAGATGAGATCGTACGACATGGAGCGTGTGTCAATGAGAAGGAGGGGTAATGATTATTTGTCTCTTGAGGTCCCTGGTTTGGCAGAAAAAAGGCCTTCGCTAGTCCATGGTGACTATATAATTGCCAGACATGCTGGGAGTGATGCTAGGCCTTATCAG GGCTACATTCACAAGGTTGAAGCTGATGAGATATTTTTGAGGTTTGATGATCAGTTTCACCACGCTCACCATGACAGGAATAAGTATGATGTTAGCTTCACATATAATAGATTGAACATGAGAAGGCAATATAGGTCTGTTCATGATGCAGAACTTATTGGACCTGACATTCTATTTCCATCCCTATCACGGTATAGAAGTGTGAAGAAGGTGCCATTTAAACCTCTGAACCCGAACATAAACACTGAGCAAGCTGATGCAGTTGGGATGATACTTGGCTGCCGAGGGGTTACACCATACGTGATTTATGGACCTCCAGGAACTGGCAAGACCATGACCCTTGTCGAGGCGATTTTGCAGCTTTATAAATCCAATAGGAGGGCAAATGTTCTCATATGTGCTGCTTCCAATAGTGCTGCTGACCATGTATTGGAAAAACTGTTGAGTTCTAGCTACCCGATCCGCCCAAGTGATATCTTTAGGCTAAATGCTCCTAGTCGTCAGTATGACGATGTTAATCCTGATTTCATacggttctgcttctttgaagataTGGTGTTCAAGTGCCCTCCAATGCGAGCATTAATGCGCTACAAGATAGTTATATCAACCTACATGAGTTCATCAACCCTACAGGCCGAGGGTATTCGCCCGGGGCATTTCACACACATTTTCTTGGATGAGGCCGGTCAATCTTCTGAACCAGAGGCAATGGTTCCTTTGGCAGCTTTGTGTGGAAGAGACACAGTGGTTGTGTTAGCAGGAGATCCTATGCAATTAGGGCCGGTGGTTTTTTGTAAACAGGCGGATCAGGATGGTTTGGGAAAATCTTATCTGCAAAGGCTGCTCGGTGAATTTGAGCAGTACCATTCAGGGGATCCTAACTACGTGACAAAGCTATTGAGGAACTATCGTTGCCATCCAGCAATCCTAGAGCTACCGTCACAGCTTTTCTACAAGGGTGAACTTATCCCCTGTAAGGGAGATGAAGTGCCATCTGTTTACGATTGTATTGGCCTTCCCAATAAGTCATTCCCTGTTCTGTTTGTTGGAATCCAGGGATGCGATGAGAGAGAAGGCAACAATCCATCATGGTTCAACAGAATCGAAGTTAGTAAAGTAGTAAATATCATCAGGACTCTGACAAGGAATGGCGATGTCAGTGAGGCTGATATTGGTGTCATTACTCCATATCGTCAACAAGTTAACAAGATAAAGAAGGCCCTAGAGACGTTTGAAATGCCCGACCTAAGAGTGGGAAGTGTTGAGCAATTCCAGGGCCAAGAAAGGGAAGTGATCATCATCTCAACAGTCAGGTCAACCGTTAAGCACAACGAGTTTGACAGATTCTTCAACCTGGGGTTCCTGAGCAACTATAGAAGGTTCAATGTCGCAATTACTCGTGCCAAATCGTTGCTAATTATCGTCGGAAACCCTCACATCATCACTAAG GATCGGCACTGGGATAAGCTCCTGAGGTACTGCGCAGACAATGGTTCTTATCAAGGATGTCCGCTCCCCCCACCAGAAGAAGAGGTCAGATACTCGGGATACGGCGACACCCGAGACCAGCCTGCTGGTGATGGTTGGGGGTACAACCAAGAGGAGCCATCAAACCACATCCACAATCAAGACCGGTCTGACAGTGGCTTCAGACACGACAATGGCCGGTCCTCAACCGCACACGAAGAAGAATGGTCCGAAGAATGGTCCAAGGAGAAGCCAGACGGGGACTTACATTCATATCCGGATGCAGGAGCAGAACCTCAGGCAGAGACACAGCAGAAGCAGCAGCACGTCGAGGAAGAGGTTACTACTGGGCAGGACGACGTGCAGGCTGGCCACTGCTCAGCCAACGATGTCGACAACGGTGCGGTCCAAGACGCATATGTGCAGAAGTACACGTTTCCTCCCGGTTGGGGTGACGTCTCGAGCATCCCCGCGACAGGCTGGGAGTGA